The nucleotide sequence GAAATATGGCAACTTTGAAAGACAGTAAGTACTTTATCTCAGTATATGAATCAAGAAAAACTAAATTTTggcaataatactttaaaaaatatgccacCTTTTTAAGCCCATTATATATTATGTCAAAATTGACAAAATAAATCTATGTCATATGTGTGGGGCGTTGAACTTGTTTtagacgctcaaccattgaggtGACACATGGTTGTTGGATTCTGTTGTCTATAGAATGATAATGTTATAATTGAGAAAAACTATACTATTTgtagatatataaaaaatatatggaacaTGCGGTTAAAGGCCATTTTcaacaatttaatattttcagtgttTAATTTACTGATCTCTTATGTTGTCAGCTAAGTTTGACCTCTTATTAGTACTCATTCTAACATTAACCCTAGTTTAGCATCATGCTCTTAATTAATGGTGTAAATTGGGGCTTACAGTTTAGAAAAATTCACAAATGAAATTATAACTTTTATCTTAACACATTGtgcaccagtagttttattgctagctttacccattggccagataagtttctaataaatgagtacaaaaaacgttttacaaagtatcatactttaaaagatattagcttgtaagaacatgtaataaataactttgaaatgggtatttaattttaagatgtgcctttaacatttatgtaaaacactgtgtactATGAAAACATGAGAATGCTCATGTTCCGCCCGCAGTGTGTTAACACAACACTTCTATTTTTCAGTTACCAGGCGATTGAAGTCAATCAAAAACATCCAGAAAATTACCAAGTCTATGAAAATGGTAGCAGCAGCAAAATATGCCCGAGCTGAGAGGGAGCTGAAACCAGCTCGAGTGTATGGAACAGGATCTTTGGGTAAGAGAAGAATGTAATTCAAAAACTATGAAgaactatcatatatatatatatatatgaaaggctaatatgcaaagtgtcccctcaggagttcgactgggagttctatcGCTTGCTATGTTATGCGCTGACCATCAAGGGGcgtgtggaacgaaggaaggccctggctggcaacggaaggccccaatgggccctgatcgccagccaggcctagggaccctacctgttcatgaattttgtgccccgggcctctagtttaacataaaGAAGATCACTACTAATGACTTATTTAGTATCAATGGGTCTATTCTGACTATTTTACATGTACTCATTTTTCACAGCAACCCTATTGGGGTAGGAACTGTTTGAGCCTCTGCTTTGCTGATGAGAAAAACTGAAGCACAGTGACATCAAGTAACTTGCCTGAGATTGCATACCtgttatgttaattttttaaagattctgaaAAGTTTCCTAGATTATTAAATATACTATTGAAAGAACATAGTGCATCAAACTCCAATGCTTGAGTTCATCCTATTCAGTTGTGATGTGATATTTTAGAAGTGCAGGGTGGGAAGGTGGTACTCTGCAGTGGAGAGTTGGCCGAGTAGTCATGGACATGGCTCATGAATACATGAGTGCAATGTTTAAACATCaactataaagaaaacaaaatttgctTATTTccaaattagagaaaatatagggtgtccaaGTAAATGTCTGctcacactttgaataattataaagtcagtgtttattaagatacattttattttcaaaattgagctttcagctattaaagtgtatatacatttttgagatATCCTGTATATCTGTATATTAATAGGTCTATGTATTAGATGTAAATTGTCCTGTGCAGTAGTTTTCTTGTGCTCGtccatatattttaaacatgCATTTATACTGCTAAAGAAATTTTTACgtaagaaaattataaagcacTAGGCATCAGTGGAAATGGCTCCTTACTTTAAATACCATACTTAGTTTCACCTAGAGGAGAGTTGCTAGGTTAGGTTTCATCAGTCCTTATCAGCTCCAGCCATTTGCTTTcatgtctccttccctccttaGCACAATACTAAGCATCTAGTGGTGGCTCGGTAAATGTTGGTTGGTTAAATTATTCTCTAGctatttatatgaaaaagaaaagtcattttactatttatttttcttgctgacATGCACATGTATAAAAATTTGTTACCCTCCAAAATTCTATAACCACAAAATtatctaataaagaagaaatTGGCTTAGATATCTGATTATTTGTGGAAAAATACTAAACATCCAAATTAAGGCTGCCAATCATCTAAAGTCCTTCgactaaagaaaaataacaaaacaaccaaaaaaaaaaaaacccctaactggtaaatattaaatagctaattatttgaaatattttaaaatgtaaagcagGTATTTTACACTATACAATATTAAAAAGCGACTTAAAAGAAATATTCTCTCCTCTCTGCAGAACTTTGGAGTTGAGTActtctctctgcttttttttaaatttattttattgatttgagagagagaaccattgatttgttccacttatatgTGCATttcttggttgattttttttctttttttagtatttttaaaaattgattttagagaggaaagaagagggagagggagataataaacatgaatgatgagaatcactgatcggcctcctgcacaccccctactggggatcgaactcaaaacctgggcatgtgccttgaccgggaatggaactgtgaccttctggttcataggttgacctcaaccacagagccacaccagccaggccattggttgattcttgtatgttccctgactaggacaacgctctaaccagctgagctacccggccagggcactcTCTCTGCTTTATGTGGAGGGTCTCAGGTATTGAAATTTGAGAATCAATACTGAAAAAGATAGTAGTAACAAGAATTTTGTTGAAATGGGTAAATGTGGCAGCCATAAAGTTGCACCTTGCAATTACAGTGAGCACCAGCTGCTGAAATCCATCCTGCATCTACATCCAGCCATGCTTTCGATGGCCTGCTCCTAGCCGGCACCTGAGCACAGGCTGGATACAGGCAGGCATGTTCTTGGGAGACTTGAGGTTCCCAGCAGCCTTGTTGAGCTTCCCTTAAACTACATTGGGAAGCTGCCACCCAACCTTTCTTCCCACGGCTCAGACCTGCATCATGCATGGTATGATGACTCTTCTGACTTCTTGTTTTCTCTCATAGGCATATCTCCTAGTAAAGTCCATGTATATTTCATCCCACTGAATCCTCTCTTGGTCTCTGCTTGGAAAATTACACCAACAAAGTGAGGTTGTTAAAGTAATCCTGAAAATGAAGTGGCAACATTATTTTAACATAACAGTTTTTATAAGAGCTTAATATGCAGATTATATAAGcagcttagtaaatatttgcctTTTTTGGTTGTATACTGAGGATTTGCGTTATTTAGAAGTCTGATAACTAAATAATTTGTTACCTCTGTAATTCTAGTCTCTAAAAGTTCTTTAATTGTAAGAGATTTATTTTAGTCAGTATTTAAGATAAAGTGGCCATTAATGGACCCTTAGGAACCTTTGTCATGTAGAGATTTAAACCTTTGTGGTTTTCATCTTGATTATAAATGGAATAAATACACAGGATGTTTTGGTTATATTAATCAAGTGCCACCTAAATTTAAATGCATCATTTTTAAAACAGCCAGCTCTTTTGTAAATTAGGGATTATTGTATTTAGTAtgaattacatatataaattcttgtgtgtgtttttttttttgtcatttgtttttaagCTCTGTATGAAAAGGCTGATATTAAGGTACCTGAAGACATGAAGAAACATCTCCTTATCGGTGTGTCCTCAGATAGAGGGCTTTGTGGTGCTATCCATTCCTCGGTTGCTAAACAGATGAAAAGTGAGGTGGCTACGCTCACAGCAGCTGGGAAAGAAGTTAAGATTGTTGGAATTGGTGATAAAATTAGGGCTATACTTCATaggtaatttaaatatatattatttatgtttaaaaaggaGCATGCATGAATAAATGGAAATTTCTTTGCTAGTTTTTGTACTCAGGCTtacgttttgtttttattttttccagcatATATTAGAATATATAGATTTCCCTCCTTTTCTACTTGTGTTTAGCTTTTTCATCCAAACCATAAATGGAATGCAATGGGAATATCAAAAGCTATTGACCTTTTTAAACATCAGGACTGGATCTGAGGAGCTATCACAGTCTGGAAATGTCAGAACGAACAATAGTCAATTAGGATTGGAAGGAGAAAGACAAAGGCgtagagaaataaaacaagaaaggcCTGACTATTGGTCTCTTTGCAGGTGCTGAGAGAAAGGGATAATCATGGTAGTGTGTGGAACAACGTGATTCAGTgaacaccccctttccctctaaaaatctTGATCCATAGggatttcttctttcttccctgtgTTCTTTTAGAAGAATAATTCCATTAAAATATCTTATGTGCTCTCTTGATTTTCTTGTAGGACTCATTCTGACCAGTTTCTGGTGACGTTCAAAGAAGTGGGAAGAAAACCCCCTACTTTTGGAGATGCATCAGTCATTGCCCTGGAACTACTAAATTCTGGATATGAATTTGATGAAGGATCTATCATCTTTAATCGATTCAGgcaagaaaattttagaaatcaaagcttatttatgttaatattttaaaataagtaaatacttaacagtttaaatgttattttgaaactagaagcccgatgcacgaagattcgtgcaagaataggccttccttcccctggctgccggcacttgGCAGGCTCACTCCAGCAGCCTATATAGTGGCAGCCACAGTGGCAAGCCCTGCGCGCTCCGGCGCcacttcctcctcaccctccttctcCGGAGAGTTCCTCTGTGCAGTGCTGGTGCTCCCAGGGAGGCgtggaggggaagaggtggggagagCAAGGCAGGTGGAgaggactggagaggttgggtGCGCTAGTGCatttcactttcccattgtgaaagtggAATGCATctggcccccttcctcatcctcttcctcctctgcctcctgtccgcctgccctccctccacgccCATCACCCCTCCTCTCTTGATTTGGCgagatagggaggagggagatctgataatttgggttgctgtgtaggtggcctctttcatctattcaaaacaaagctgagctgcctgctgctgccgccacaGCTGCCAACATCGCCCCTTGGCTGGCCCGGGGCTCCCGGGGCACGCTAAATGTGCACCGAGCGAGctcctgtgtgtgtttgtgcccATGGGCTACTCAAATGctagggttttgtttaccagagcagcGGGGCAGGGGTAGGGTAGAGGGAGACGCCAGACACTGGGAGCTACgacctcaggcaccagagggttgcctctgaggctgggggctgggccacagggaggctgcaaggatGGTTGACAGGTGTGGAGCCCAGCACGGAGGCCTTGAGGAGGCGCGctccccagaggcccagagcagccatgggtggggccaccgccatctttgttgggttaatttacatactcgctcctgattggctgtgggcgtcgcgaagtgatggtcagtttacctatttctgttttattagtaTAGGATTTACATTTGCTTTTGTCCTATCTAGGTCTGTCATCTCCTACAAGACAGACGAAAAACCCATCTTTTCTCTTAATACCATTGCAAGTGCTGGTAAGTAGTTTTTGTATGACAAGTATTTTACCACATAAAAGGAGAGATTTGTTCATTTAGGAAAATGGTATATGTCAGAATGGCCTGTTTTAGCAGTAACAAAATGATGTTGGGTTGTTTCTATCACCATCTATTAATGGGTTCCATGATGCATTAATCTGTGCATTGACAACTCTTACTCCGTTccttcattaattcaacaaatagctATTGAGGGCAGTCATTTGATATGTTTTCTGTCCTCGGGGAACAGAAATTGGCTTTGCAGTCTATGTCTGCAAACTCTAACTCCAGTACAATCTGAAAGTCTAGAATAGAGATTTGAACAGTATTCACAACTTATTTATATTGTCCCAGTAAATTCTCTTGTTTTATTGTTTGAATAAAGTCACCATTGCTCAATGGGGCATTGTAGAAACAATATTCTGgaactgtttttattttcctaaggcattttctccttttatgtaTCATGTTTCATCTATTCTAAGATGTAcacttttttgcattttaatatttctaaaattgggATGCTTCTCCCAGTCAGTGGCATGTCATTTTTAATTGACTatgctgttttctttcttaatggTTTCTTAATGGTACATCAAATATGGATTATAATCTGTAGTATCTTAAGTTTGATGAAACAGCACTATTTCACACTTCCCCCTAATGGATGAATTTTGAAGTGTGCTGCTAAATTTCTGCAACATGATTACTAAAATTCCTATCAGCCTCTTATTTCTCCCACTCTTCCATATTTTTGGAAACATTTTCCTGCTCTCATTTTCCTGACTGACACTTGCTGATTTCTCCAGTAATCAAAAGGTAGAATTGAGATTTTTGTATTATGTTATATAGTTTccgtttttaatttctttattggaaaagaaaaaaacaacaaatcatTTATTGTTTGCTGACTTTGTGCTCAGCCAGATGCTCTCGTGACAACTTCATGACCATGAAATGTggtaaagttatttaaaaactaaaggcccggtgcacgaattcgtgcatgggtgggggcccttggcctggctggcaatcggggccaatcagggcggTGGAAGGTTAGCCAGGAGGAGggaatgcgggaggttggccggccagggggagggactgtgggaggttggctggctgtggggaggggccatgggtggttggctatgggagcacactgacccccagggggcagctcctgtgttaaacatctgccccctggtggtcagtgcacatcatagtgactggtcattcagtcacttaggcttttatttagaGAGATACCCAGTGGTTTGTTACACATTGCTGAAAATCTTCAGTGTGGAAATAGATGAAACTATTAGAACGGTGTCTTTTGCCCTTTCTAACACTTATTTCCTCTCTGTAATTATAGAGGATTCTTATAATAGTAAGCCACTGTGATTAAATTAGTCTTTGTGCTGTATTGCTTCAGAGATTTATCACTTATTTTAACAGAGAGTATGAGTATCTATGATGACATTGATGCTGACGTGCTGCAGAATTATCAGGAATACACTCTGGCCAACATCATCTACTATTCTCTGAAGGAGTCCACCACGAGTGAGCAAAGTGCCAGGATGACGGCCATGGACAATGCGAGCAAGAATGCTTGTAAGCACACAGTAGTTTTCTGAGAAAATTCTGCTCTAGAGTAGCATGAAGACCCTCATATCAAAAACATGACCATTCTTTAAGTAGATTGGGAAACAAGAGAGATTGGACCTAGTCCTGGGCTCTACTACTGGTTCTATGAAGTTTTTGACCAAATATTATCTCTTTCTTCTCATCTGAAAAGATAGAAAAGTAATACTCTTTGCCTTAAAGGAAGTATATCTTACTTGGTAGGCATTAAGTTTGCAAATACTTGGAAAAGGTATCCcatgaaagatttaaaaacacCTTGAAATTTTTGGGGGCCAATTTTGGTccaggtcccccaccccccaaaaaaactccCAAAATCTTATTGATAAATTAAACAACATATATCTATGAATAAATTAATGCAGTTATTCCTTTCTAGTTTTTAGATTTTGTTGtctaatctttttgtttttcatgtagCTGAAATGATTGACAAATTGACTTTGACCTTCAACCGCACCCGCCAAGCTGTCATCACAAAGGAGTTGATTGAAATCATCTCTGGTGCTGCAGCTCTGTAAGTACTTTTAGATTGCCTTCAGAGAGTTTTTGTTCTCATATTTGTATGTCTGCTAGTTTAACTTTTGGGTGTTTAAATGTTTTCTGGTTTGGTTTGCCTGTTAAAGATGAAATGACTCATTGCTTAATCTTGTATCCTTATTTGGTGAAAATGGAATCTCTAATTTATTCTGATTGTTTTTGGCtagttttttcttttagaaatcaaTATTGCTAACTTTCACTTTCTAAATAAAGCATTAGGAATAAGGATGTGGACaacttaatataatttataaaatctgTCTTTGGGTCTTAAAACATTACAAACCAAGCTTTCTGAATTACAGGACTGGTTTTGGGTTTGGTTTTACGTATAAATCATTGAATGATAGTAGGATTTgggactttttaaattattaggaTTTCTGTATCAGTACCATAAAATAGTATACCACTTTCCTTGAGAAAATATTAATGTGAAACCAGGGTTAAGATAATGGGAATTCTATTCAAAACATTATTAAATTGCACCCTAAAAGCTAACAGGATAAAAACATGCAGATAATTGTGATGAAGGATAAAATGTGTAATAAGTTGTCTTTGAATTATTCTTTATCCCCTCCTACTAATTGGTCAGCAAGTTCTCTTAAGTTTTACTTTCTAAATAGCCCATGACTCTTTCCCCTTTATGCCCATTTAATGCAGATTCTTGTATTTCTCTCCTGaattgaaaagattttttttttgagagcctcTTCAATGCCAGCCCCTATGCTAAGCGCTGCGGATGTAGTAGTTAGTGTTTGCCCTCAAAGAGCCCACCGCCCCTAACAGGGAAGACAAACATTATATTTGAAATTGCAGTAGAATGGAAGTCAGCAAACTGAAGTCTAGTGCTAGAatggttttcatatttttaaaggattgtaAAGAGAGACTGtgacccacaaagcctaaaatatttactgtttagCCCTTTATAGATAAAATTTGACCAAGTAGTATGATGAAGTTAATAGAGCCATTCTCTCAGTGTCATCCTTAGCTTGATATGTGTGAACCATAGTTTCAGGCCACCAACACTCTCTGTAGTCTAGTCTCTTACCACTACCATTTCTCACTTTCCTGGAACTTCAGCCACATTGATGTACTTGTCGTTCTGCATACATATTATGCTCTTTTACCTTCAGAGTGGCATGTGCCTTTGCTTCAAGTGCCATTCTTTTCTTCCCCTTGCACGTTTGGTTCTTCATCTGACAGAGTCCTGTTTATCCTTCCTAACTGAGCTGGGGGGAATCCTTTCCTCCAGAAAACTCTCCTGCATAATTTGGTGGGGTACCCTTCTTCAGCATCCTGTGCTTCCCTTTATCAGCACTTAACATTTTATTAGGAATTACCTTTTTATTTGTGTGCTCTAGTGGCTTGGGAGGGGCTATCTTACTCACTTTTGTAGCCCCATCACCTGGCATGTActtcctcaataaatggtggttgAGTGAATGATTGACATGCCATAAGTATATTAAGAACTGGAAGTTCAGAAGAGGGAGAAATAACATTTTGTTGAGtacatgaaaacatgtttaagAATTCAGGAAAGGTTCATCACTAAGGTGAAATTTAAATTGCTCTTTAAGTATTGTCTCAAGGCTAGAAACTGGGCAGAATGCCAGAGACACAAGTAAAACTGACTGAGACCATTAGTTGGATCCATCAGCTTTGCTATCTTAAGGATCCTTCCTTCAAGACTAACCTATCACTCAGCCTGCTCACTAATGTTCTATTAGCATCATAGATTATAGTGCAATAATGAGTGGCCCTGCTACTTACTGTCTTGATAAACTTGGTTAAGATACTCTCTGCAACTCAATTTTGTCATCTAGAACATGGGGACTAATCCAAGgattaaataattacattattcATTGTTCTCCTTGTTATATGTCCTAGTGCTAATGCTAAGTTGATTGCTTCTTGAATGGCAAATGTGGGAAGGCCTGGAGGAAAGACTGCATTCTGATGGTTCAGGGGGCTCTGAGATATAGAGAACCAAGGTTCTTTTTTTGCTCTTGAAAAAGGAAAACCAGGACTAAATTGTGAGATTATAATTTCTGCAGAATTGTGGATTAGGGTCTTTATGGATTAGAAATGTGGGAAACCTGACTACACAGTAGCAAATCAAGGAAAATGAGGAGAAGGAGATTGGGacataaaacagaatttaaaaaataattctaaaaactgGAAGTTATTAAATTTTCGTTTTCTAGAGGTTGCCCACATCCTTTATAAAAAGTTAGCTCTGTGGTCCCAGGGTTGAATTGTTTATGGATTTGCATGCTTTCTAAACTATTGGTTATTCTAgttaaatactttaatatttaacACAAACACTTTTAGCTctttagtaataaaatataaagcatgAATAAACCACAGTATTTGAGGTGCCAAGAATTAGTTGTCAgcctaaattttataatatattgcattttattttttatagaataattgtgattttaattataCTTTCACAGTCTTGCCTACTTGCATGAATATGGTTTTATTGCTTATAACCAGATTGAGATCTGTAACATTTTTATAGTAATCATTGACTCTGatttaaaggaatattttggTAAGTATGTGATACCCTCAAGGTAGTGAATGaagaaatagacatttttagTTGGCAAGTGTACATGATTAACTAGCATG is from Eptesicus fuscus isolate TK198812 chromosome 2, DD_ASM_mEF_20220401, whole genome shotgun sequence and encodes:
- the ATP5F1C gene encoding ATP synthase subunit gamma, mitochondrial isoform X2; this encodes MFSRAGVVGVSAWAVQPQWYGSLRIQVRNMATLKDITRRLKSIKNIQKITKSMKMVAAAKYARAERELKPARVYGTGSLALYEKADIKVPEDMKKHLLIGVSSDRGLCGAIHSSVAKQMKSEVATLTAAGKEVKIVGIGDKIRAILHRTHSDQFLVTFKEVGRKPPTFGDASVIALELLNSGYEFDEGSIIFNRFRSVISYKTDEKPIFSLNTIASAESMSIYDDIDADVLQNYQEYTLANIIYYSLKESTTSEQSARMTAMDNASKNASEMIDKLTLTFNRTRQAVITKELIEIISGAAAL
- the ATP5F1C gene encoding ATP synthase subunit gamma, mitochondrial isoform X4, producing MFSRAGVVGVSAWAVQPQWIQVRNMATLKDITRRLKSIKNIQKITKSMKMVAAAKYARAERELKPARVYGTGSLALYEKADIKVPEDMKKHLLIGVSSDRGLCGAIHSSVAKQMKSEVATLTAAGKEVKIVGIGDKIRAILHRTHSDQFLVTFKEVGRKPPTFGDASVIALELLNSGYEFDEGSIIFNRFRSVISYKTDEKPIFSLNTIASAESMSIYDDIDADVLQNYQEYTLANIIYYSLKESTTSEQSARMTAMDNASKNASEMIDKLTLTFNRTRQAVITKELIEIISGAAALD
- the ATP5F1C gene encoding ATP synthase subunit gamma, mitochondrial isoform X5 translates to MFSRAGVVGVSAWAVQPQWIQVRNMATLKDITRRLKSIKNIQKITKSMKMVAAAKYARAERELKPARVYGTGSLALYEKADIKVPEDMKKHLLIGVSSDRGLCGAIHSSVAKQMKSEVATLTAAGKEVKIVGIGDKIRAILHRTHSDQFLVTFKEVGRKPPTFGDASVIALELLNSGYEFDEGSIIFNRFRSVISYKTDEKPIFSLNTIASAESMSIYDDIDADVLQNYQEYTLANIIYYSLKESTTSEQSARMTAMDNASKNASEMIDKLTLTFNRTRQAVITKELIEIISGAAAL
- the ATP5F1C gene encoding ATP synthase subunit gamma, mitochondrial isoform X3, yielding MFSRAGVVGVSAWAVQPQWYGSLRIQVRNMATLKDITRRLKSIKNIQKITKSMKMVAAAKYARAERELKPARVYGTGSLALYEKADIKVPEDMKKHLLIGVSSDRGLCGAIHSSVAKQMKSEVATLTAAGKEVKIVGIGDKIRAILHRTHSDQFLVTFKEVGRKPPTFGDASVIALELLNSGYEFDEGSIIFNRFRSVISYKTDEKPIFSLNTIASAESMSIYDDIDADVLQNYQEYTLANIIYYSLKESTTSEQSARMTAMDNASKNASEMIDKLTLTFNRTRQAVITKELIEIISGAAAL
- the ATP5F1C gene encoding ATP synthase subunit gamma, mitochondrial isoform X1 — protein: MFSRAGVVGVSAWAVQPQWYGSLRIQVRNMATLKDITRRLKSIKNIQKITKSMKMVAAAKYARAERELKPARVYGTGSLALYEKADIKVPEDMKKHLLIGVSSDRGLCGAIHSSVAKQMKSEVATLTAAGKEVKIVGIGDKIRAILHRTHSDQFLVTFKEVGRKPPTFGDASVIALELLNSGYEFDEGSIIFNRFRSVISYKTDEKPIFSLNTIASAESMSIYDDIDADVLQNYQEYTLANIIYYSLKESTTSEQSARMTAMDNASKNASEMIDKLTLTFNRTRQAVITKELIEIISGAAALD